One region of Gorilla gorilla gorilla isolate KB3781 chromosome 13, NHGRI_mGorGor1-v2.1_pri, whole genome shotgun sequence genomic DNA includes:
- the LOC101141427 gene encoding ATP synthase subunit d, mitochondrial-like encodes MAGQKLALKIIDWVTSWESISRNQKAIANSLTSWNEILTSRLATLPENAPSTDWTYYKASVAKACLVDDFEKKFNALKFPVPEDKYTAQVDAEEKEGVKTCAEWISLSKARTGQYEKQLEKMRNLIPFDQTTTEDLNEAFPETK; translated from the coding sequence ATGGCTGGGCAAAAACTTGCTCTAAAAATCATTGACTGGGTAACTTCTTGGGAGAGCATATCCCGAAACCAAAAGGCCATTGCTAATTCCCTGACATCCTGGAATGAGATTCTTACCTCCAGATTGGCTACTTTACCTGAGAATGCACCATCTACTGACTGGACTTACTACAAGGCCAGTGTGGCCAAGGCATGCTTGGTGGATGACTTTGAGAAGAAGTTTAATGCCCTGAAGTTTCCTGTACCAGAGGATAAATATACTGCCCAAGTGGATGCTGAAGAAAAAGAAGGTGTGAAAACTTGTGCTGAGTGGATATCTCTCTCAAAGGCCAGGACTGGACAATATGAGAAACAGCTGGAGAAGATGAGGAACTTAATTCCATTTGATCAGACGACCACTGAGGACCTGAACGAAGCTTTCCCAGAAACCAAATGA